A part of Bacteroidia bacterium genomic DNA contains:
- a CDS encoding fibrobacter succinogenes major paralogous domain-containing protein, which produces MKSVIINNLRQFKILLLISCCQWLMYMPLLAENTGISANPPFSGTIWIAPKTIESTDKSSFKTISDKATVESSVEIYDREAASGAGAFIKVDVWAFDVTYTDNITMKVRVRKSDYSESEAKTLANQYAFMMGQLPGCLRKGVEFVNLMKGDREWGGNGSTKALDIQIGTVSEDYQSRGILEETLVHEACHAALDYTYAAAAGWKAAQQKDPAFISTYARDYPDREDIAETFLMFLTAEYRSNRVDKTLLNKITSNVPNRLKYFESLNLNLSPFAETVMDIDGNVYKTVEIGNQTWMAENLRVTSCNDGSPIAEVKDQSIWVTKTTPAYSWGDFTTVEKKKQYGAFYNAYVAQQACNVCPNGWHVPSQPEYQQFLDGQMPNAQVKLNDPVMWPNGTVADNASGWSAVPAGGLGGDVPGAYDFNRYAYFWSTSPRSAGGVYLFVIHAQDAGALGVASHKYGFSIRCIKNQ; this is translated from the coding sequence ATGAAATCAGTAATTATAAATAACCTCCGCCAATTCAAAATTCTGCTGCTCATTTCCTGCTGCCAATGGCTGATGTATATGCCGCTTCTGGCCGAAAATACAGGTATTTCCGCCAATCCGCCTTTTTCCGGCACGATATGGATTGCGCCGAAAACGATAGAAAGTACTGATAAATCTTCTTTCAAAACAATTTCCGATAAGGCCACGGTCGAAAGCTCTGTTGAAATCTACGACCGAGAGGCGGCGTCCGGAGCAGGGGCGTTTATCAAAGTGGATGTCTGGGCGTTTGACGTTACCTATACCGACAATATTACCATGAAGGTACGGGTGCGGAAAAGTGATTATTCAGAATCCGAAGCCAAAACCCTTGCCAATCAGTATGCCTTTATGATGGGACAACTTCCCGGCTGTCTGCGCAAGGGGGTTGAGTTTGTCAACCTGATGAAAGGCGACAGAGAGTGGGGCGGAAACGGAAGCACCAAAGCCCTCGATATACAAATCGGAACGGTCTCAGAGGATTATCAAAGCCGGGGTATTCTGGAAGAAACGCTGGTACACGAAGCCTGCCATGCGGCGCTGGATTATACTTACGCTGCTGCAGCCGGATGGAAAGCCGCCCAGCAGAAAGATCCTGCATTTATTTCTACCTATGCCCGCGACTATCCTGATCGTGAGGATATTGCCGAAACTTTTCTGATGTTTCTGACTGCGGAGTATCGCAGCAACCGGGTGGACAAAACCCTGCTCAATAAAATTACCTCCAATGTCCCCAACCGGCTGAAATATTTTGAAAGTCTGAACCTCAACCTCAGCCCTTTTGCAGAAACCGTGATGGATATCGATGGTAATGTGTATAAAACTGTCGAAATCGGAAACCAGACCTGGATGGCCGAAAACCTTCGCGTTACAAGTTGTAATGATGGTTCTCCCATTGCTGAAGTGAAAGATCAAAGCATTTGGGTAACAAAAACTACGCCTGCCTATAGCTGGGGCGATTTTACTACCGTTGAGAAGAAAAAACAATACGGCGCATTCTACAATGCCTATGTGGCTCAACAAGCCTGCAATGTTTGCCCGAATGGCTGGCATGTACCTTCACAGCCCGAATACCAGCAATTTCTCGATGGACAAATGCCCAATGCCCAGGTAAAACTCAACGATCCCGTCATGTGGCCCAATGGTACAGTTGCTGACAACGCCAGTGGCTGGAGTGCCGTTCCTGCCGGCGGACTGGGCGGCGATGTGCCGGGTGCTTATGATTTTAACCGGTATGCCTACTTCTGGAGCACTTCTCCAAGGTCAGCAGGTGGCGTATATCTTTTTGTGATTCATGCACAGGATGCCGGCGCGCTGGGTGTTGCCTCGCATAAATATGGGTTTTCAATCCGGTGCATAAAAAATCAATAA
- a CDS encoding TonB-dependent receptor plug domain-containing protein, giving the protein MRKLLLLTTVFTVTLRFAGLAQETTPKASKADSEEKIPYILGIKKSPHTLPHAVETFSGEELLTAGAPSLPEALTGRVAGLEILTPGALPGTTSRLNFRGIRSLQNGANQPIVILDGVEIDNNISGAGATSALDGGADWGSGINQINLWDIASVTVLKGPAATALYGNRGANGAIILTSKSPEKSTGVSIGFNMSRIQTDIWKSREVQNLFGEGKAWEGSQEFETDDQGGNLLPRVDPDMAGASWGPAFDNSPVIWWNGQVLPWESQPANIASIFQPGLSTSYNLSLSGANETGGFRGSITQNETTPILPNTSSRQTTLHLSSQLRPAKGWEVNSSINLLRYQAQNAPVSGISHSSIGHELLWNRGRSFRPDLEENSYQNSDGSQAIAGVGFPVDNALGRGRGISGPFFWNLNNNQDSWKTDRMYGSFSITRQIRPWLSLTARSGADYSTSSFESLHRPTDTTGLAGGRYGLTLGNKLMTNHTLILEARKNFTKHIHLSAFAGIEKWSTRFQEIRGSNGGFDFREPDYYAFWNAYTDTASIRTIFDRTIPGESRYSQSVNAAFASADLNIRDRYFLRISSRTDRFSTPAGNQPAVTYPSVDFGYVFRDVARTSRKVFTYGKLRGSYAYAGNQADIYSLHPGYFSGIYTGIFPTQNLVNEKTSTQEFGLEMAFYHGRIKLDGVWNQTLTSNQILPVQTGDGQPGWINSGEIENKGLELTAEIIPVRSKGIEWRIRFSGAGYRNQVLSLADGVESVSLGGMLEARVGQPVGAIVGYDYLYFDQNGNQETDPEERTPENRIISSDGKWYGTTDEKVVLGNVNPKWFGGITNTITVMGVTFRGVVDIRQGGDVFWGSQAAGLALGQSPATLEGRTALLGGLPYTDVYGIERDMGVIKEGVYADGKPNKTVVPYYYKYQDVFSRPDGKGPAAATISAGSWVRVRELSLTYQFPDRMLQKNGTIKGLRVSAVGRNLWFLRNTAPDGLDPAGVLSSGMGRGMEWGQMPTTRSWGFVVNLGF; this is encoded by the coding sequence ATGCGTAAACTGCTACTTTTGACTACGGTGTTTACCGTTACCCTGAGATTTGCCGGACTGGCACAGGAAACTACCCCGAAAGCATCCAAAGCCGATTCCGAAGAAAAAATTCCTTACATCCTGGGAATAAAAAAATCTCCCCACACGCTGCCTCATGCTGTGGAAACCTTCTCCGGAGAAGAACTCCTCACCGCCGGTGCTCCCAGCCTCCCCGAAGCCCTGACAGGGCGCGTCGCAGGACTGGAGATACTAACCCCCGGCGCTTTACCCGGAACCACCTCCCGCCTGAATTTCAGGGGTATTCGCTCCCTTCAAAACGGCGCAAATCAGCCCATCGTCATCCTCGACGGGGTGGAAATTGACAATAATATTTCGGGTGCAGGCGCTACCTCCGCCCTGGATGGGGGCGCAGACTGGGGATCTGGTATCAATCAGATCAATCTCTGGGATATCGCTTCTGTTACGGTGCTCAAAGGTCCCGCGGCTACAGCTCTTTACGGTAACAGAGGTGCCAATGGCGCGATTATCCTTACCAGCAAAAGCCCCGAAAAAAGTACCGGTGTCAGCATTGGCTTCAACATGAGCCGGATACAAACCGACATCTGGAAAAGCCGCGAAGTGCAAAACCTCTTTGGCGAAGGCAAAGCCTGGGAAGGCAGCCAGGAATTTGAAACCGACGACCAGGGCGGGAATCTCCTGCCCCGTGTAGATCCCGATATGGCCGGTGCCAGCTGGGGACCGGCTTTTGATAACAGCCCCGTCATCTGGTGGAACGGACAAGTTCTCCCATGGGAATCTCAACCCGCCAATATTGCCTCCATTTTTCAACCGGGCCTTTCTACGTCGTATAATCTTTCGCTTTCCGGCGCAAATGAAACCGGAGGTTTTCGTGGGTCCATTACCCAAAATGAAACAACGCCTATTCTGCCCAATACATCTTCCCGGCAGACTACCCTGCATCTCAGTTCGCAGCTCCGGCCTGCAAAGGGATGGGAAGTAAATTCTTCGATCAATTTGCTGAGATACCAGGCTCAAAATGCTCCTGTATCGGGCATTTCCCATTCGTCTATCGGCCATGAACTGTTGTGGAACCGTGGCAGAAGTTTTCGCCCCGATCTGGAGGAAAACAGTTATCAGAATAGCGATGGTTCGCAGGCTATTGCAGGCGTAGGATTTCCTGTCGATAATGCACTGGGGCGGGGGAGAGGTATTTCCGGACCATTTTTCTGGAATCTGAACAACAACCAGGACTCATGGAAGACCGACAGAATGTATGGCTCATTCAGTATAACCCGGCAAATTCGCCCGTGGCTTTCATTGACCGCGCGCTCTGGCGCAGATTATTCTACTTCTTCTTTCGAATCGCTGCACAGGCCTACAGATACAACCGGACTGGCTGGGGGAAGATATGGACTTACGCTGGGAAACAAGCTGATGACAAACCACACGCTGATCCTTGAAGCAAGAAAAAATTTCACCAAACATATTCACCTTTCCGCTTTTGCCGGAATCGAAAAATGGTCAACCCGCTTTCAGGAAATTCGTGGAAGTAATGGCGGTTTTGATTTCCGGGAACCCGACTATTACGCCTTCTGGAATGCCTATACGGACACTGCTTCTATACGAACGATTTTTGATAGAACCATTCCCGGAGAATCGCGGTACAGTCAGTCGGTGAATGCCGCATTTGCTTCAGCCGATCTGAATATCAGGGACAGGTACTTTCTGCGTATCAGCAGCCGTACAGACCGGTTTTCTACCCCGGCAGGCAATCAGCCTGCGGTTACCTATCCCTCCGTAGATTTTGGGTATGTATTTCGCGATGTGGCGCGCACTTCACGTAAGGTATTTACTTACGGGAAACTTCGTGGATCCTATGCTTATGCAGGCAATCAGGCAGATATTTACAGCCTGCACCCTGGCTATTTTTCAGGGATTTACACAGGCATTTTCCCGACACAAAATCTGGTCAATGAAAAAACCAGCACGCAGGAATTTGGTCTGGAAATGGCCTTCTATCACGGGCGAATCAAACTTGACGGAGTTTGGAATCAAACCCTGACCAGCAATCAGATTTTGCCGGTTCAAACGGGTGATGGTCAGCCTGGCTGGATCAACAGTGGAGAAATTGAAAATAAAGGACTGGAACTGACCGCCGAAATCATCCCTGTTCGGAGCAAAGGTATTGAATGGCGAATTCGTTTTTCCGGCGCAGGGTACCGCAATCAGGTGCTTTCACTCGCCGATGGCGTAGAATCTGTCTCCCTGGGCGGAATGCTCGAAGCCCGTGTCGGGCAACCGGTTGGGGCGATTGTGGGTTACGACTATTTATATTTTGACCAAAACGGAAATCAGGAGACGGATCCTGAAGAAAGAACGCCTGAAAACCGCATCATTTCTTCCGATGGAAAATGGTACGGTACAACGGACGAAAAAGTAGTGCTGGGAAATGTTAATCCCAAATGGTTTGGCGGCATCACCAATACCATCACTGTGATGGGCGTAACTTTCCGCGGGGTAGTGGACATTCGGCAGGGAGGAGATGTATTCTGGGGCTCGCAGGCCGCTGGCCTGGCTTTGGGACAGTCGCCCGCGACGCTCGAAGGCCGTACCGCATTACTCGGTGGCCTTCCCTATACGGATGTGTATGGAATCGAACGCGACATGGGCGTGATCAAAGAAGGCGTATATGCCGACGGAAAACCTAATAAAACCGTCGTTCCCTATTACTACAAATACCAGGACGTATTTTCACGACCCGACGGGAAAGGCCCGGCAGCGGCAACCATCTCCGCTGGCTCATGGGTGAGGGTAAGAGAACTATCGCTGACTTATCAGTTTCCCGATCGTATGCTTCAGAAAAACGGAACCATCAAAGGGCTGCGTGTCAGTGCCGTGGGCAGAAATCTCTGGTTTCTCCGCAATACTGCCCCCGACGGACTTGACCCGGCGGGAGTGCTGAGCAGTGGTATGGGACGGGGAATGGAATGGGGGCAGATGCCCACAACCCGCAGTTGGGGATTTGTGGTAAATCTTGGGTTCTGA
- a CDS encoding ArsA family ATPase, which yields MRIILFTGKGGVGKTTTAAATALHAARQGIKTLVISTDPAHSLSDALDVELSPEPTEIEPNLWGQEFDVYYSMKKYWGNMRELMRTIFRWQGMDNIVAEELSVLPGMEEASAFLWIEKYYSENNYQLLVIDSAPTGETLTLLSLPQVTQSWLTKAFPGQSFAVKTMGKIVRKTMDIPLDKGYEELETLFAKLEKIQKIFVNPNITSIRLVANPERMVIQEAKRAYTYLQLYGYNVDAVVVNRVIPARSGGKLFEKYLKSQVTHLQDIEESFAPLPILKVEHMGQEVFGLELLAQIGQSLYGKKDPTPVFHNENPFEVKEVGELYRVRIKLPLVEEEDVELKKFGDELVINIGNRRRNVFLPKFANFLTLDSYHYDSPWLTVWLNK from the coding sequence ATGCGAATCATTCTCTTTACAGGTAAAGGTGGCGTAGGAAAAACCACCACGGCAGCGGCGACTGCCCTTCACGCAGCCCGACAGGGCATCAAAACGCTGGTCATTTCCACTGACCCCGCGCATAGTCTCTCCGATGCCCTGGATGTAGAACTTTCGCCCGAACCCACGGAAATAGAACCCAACCTCTGGGGGCAGGAGTTTGACGTGTACTACTCCATGAAAAAATATTGGGGAAATATGCGCGAACTGATGCGAACCATTTTCCGCTGGCAGGGTATGGACAATATCGTAGCCGAAGAACTCTCTGTCCTCCCCGGGATGGAAGAAGCTTCGGCTTTTTTGTGGATTGAAAAATATTATTCTGAGAATAATTACCAGCTACTGGTCATCGACAGTGCGCCTACCGGAGAGACCTTGACGTTGCTCAGCTTACCGCAGGTAACGCAATCCTGGCTGACCAAGGCCTTCCCCGGTCAAAGTTTTGCCGTAAAAACGATGGGCAAAATCGTAAGAAAAACGATGGACATTCCCCTCGACAAAGGATATGAAGAGCTGGAAACGTTATTTGCCAAACTCGAAAAAATCCAGAAGATATTTGTCAACCCCAATATCACTTCCATCCGCCTCGTGGCAAACCCCGAGCGAATGGTCATTCAGGAAGCCAAACGCGCCTATACCTATCTTCAGCTCTACGGCTACAATGTGGATGCGGTGGTCGTCAACCGTGTGATCCCCGCCCGTTCTGGGGGTAAATTGTTTGAGAAATACCTGAAATCGCAGGTCACGCATTTGCAGGACATTGAGGAGAGTTTTGCTCCGCTGCCAATTTTGAAGGTAGAACATATGGGGCAGGAAGTATTTGGGCTCGAATTGCTGGCTCAGATAGGACAAAGTCTCTACGGAAAAAAAGACCCCACGCCTGTATTCCACAATGAAAACCCATTTGAAGTAAAAGAGGTAGGGGAACTGTACCGCGTCCGAATCAAACTTCCGCTGGTGGAGGAAGAGGATGTCGAACTAAAAAAATTTGGCGATGAACTGGTTATCAATATCGGCAACCGGCGTCGCAACGTTTTCCTCCCAAAATTTGCTAACTTTCTGACGCTTGACAGCTATCATTACGACTCACCGTGGCTTACGGTGTGGTTAAATAAGTGA
- a CDS encoding (Fe-S)-binding protein codes for MKIGLFIPCYIDQFYPQVGVASLEILQKLGYSVEFPLNQTCCGQPMANSGCEKDAQAAASHFVDIFSDCDYIVGPSGSCVYFVRKHYDFLPASDALSHVQTRTLDICEFLYQVADLDKIKARFPAKVGLHPSCHGLRGLHLGKGSELMGDAFSIQESLLHRVEGLELVPLDRSDECCGFGGTFSVSETAVSVKMGNDRVKDHLNHGAEVLTGGDMSCLMHLEGLIRRQKKNLRVMHIVEILNQTAV; via the coding sequence TTGAAAATCGGCCTTTTCATTCCCTGTTATATAGACCAGTTTTACCCACAGGTAGGGGTTGCTTCGCTTGAAATCCTCCAAAAACTAGGCTATTCGGTTGAATTCCCCCTCAACCAGACCTGCTGTGGCCAACCTATGGCCAATTCGGGGTGTGAAAAGGATGCTCAGGCTGCAGCCAGCCATTTTGTGGATATATTCTCCGACTGTGATTACATCGTCGGGCCTTCGGGCAGCTGTGTCTATTTTGTGCGAAAACATTACGACTTCCTGCCTGCTTCGGATGCGCTTTCTCATGTTCAGACCCGCACCCTTGATATCTGCGAATTTCTCTATCAGGTTGCAGATCTGGACAAAATAAAGGCCCGTTTTCCCGCAAAAGTAGGGCTTCACCCCAGTTGCCACGGTTTACGTGGATTGCACCTCGGGAAAGGATCAGAGCTTATGGGCGATGCGTTTTCCATTCAGGAAAGTTTGCTGCACAGGGTTGAAGGGCTGGAACTGGTGCCGCTCGACCGCAGCGATGAGTGTTGTGGTTTTGGCGGAACGTTTAGTGTCTCTGAAACGGCTGTTTCTGTCAAAATGGGCAATGACCGGGTGAAAGACCACTTAAACCACGGGGCCGAAGTCCTCACCGGCGGTGATATGTCATGCCTGATGCATCTCGAAGGACTGATTCGCCGGCAGAAAAAAAATCTCAGGGTCATGCATATTGTGGAAATCCTCAACCAGACAGCGGTATGA
- a CDS encoding lactate utilization protein B — translation MNHSTEAKKFNQDEARTTWHDQTLWHVRQKRDLIAASVPEWETLRELASQIKAHTLSRLDEYLEEFEKNATANGIVVHWAEDGKAHNRIVADILQKHKVRKLVKSKSMLTEECHLNPFLEKQGVEVIDTDLGERIVQLAQEPPSHIVLPAIHKKKEEIGVLFHEKLGTEAGATDPQYLTEAARQHLRQQFLSADAALTGVNFAIAETGGFVVCTNEGNADMGVHLAPVHIASMGIEKLIPKMAHLGVFLRLLARSATGQPVTTYNSHFFRPQPGQEVHIILVDNGRTEQLGREDFRRSLHCIRCGACMNTCPVYRRSGGYSYGSTVPGPIGSILSPGIDLKKYSSLPFASTLCGSCSDVCPVKIDIHVQLYKWRQIIAEEGHLDSGKRIGMKMAGKMFARPKLYQWVGRMGRMALRILPGFMVNHRLNPWGKDREMPIPPKQSFRDWYVKSQSTSSLPSTPSTTKTPRQTL, via the coding sequence ATGAACCATTCGACAGAAGCAAAAAAATTTAATCAGGATGAGGCCCGCACGACCTGGCACGACCAGACGCTCTGGCATGTAAGGCAAAAACGCGACCTAATTGCGGCGTCGGTTCCAGAATGGGAAACCCTCCGCGAGCTTGCCAGCCAGATCAAAGCGCATACCCTTTCCCGTCTGGATGAATATCTGGAAGAATTTGAAAAAAATGCTACGGCGAATGGTATCGTTGTCCATTGGGCGGAGGATGGAAAAGCTCACAACCGTATCGTTGCAGACATTCTCCAAAAACACAAGGTGCGCAAGCTGGTCAAAAGCAAGTCCATGCTTACCGAAGAATGCCACCTGAATCCTTTCCTCGAAAAACAAGGCGTGGAAGTCATCGACACCGATCTCGGCGAACGAATTGTGCAACTCGCCCAGGAACCGCCCAGCCATATCGTTCTTCCGGCTATCCATAAAAAGAAAGAGGAAATCGGGGTGCTTTTCCATGAAAAACTGGGCACAGAAGCAGGGGCGACCGATCCGCAATATCTTACCGAAGCCGCACGCCAGCATCTCCGGCAACAATTTTTATCTGCGGATGCCGCTCTTACCGGTGTCAATTTTGCCATCGCCGAAACCGGCGGATTTGTGGTTTGCACCAACGAAGGCAATGCCGATATGGGGGTTCACCTGGCGCCTGTGCATATTGCCAGCATGGGCATTGAAAAACTAATCCCCAAAATGGCGCACCTCGGAGTGTTTTTGCGCCTCCTCGCGCGCAGTGCTACCGGGCAACCCGTTACTACATACAATTCTCACTTTTTTCGTCCACAGCCGGGACAGGAAGTGCATATTATTCTGGTGGATAACGGGCGAACTGAACAACTGGGGCGCGAAGATTTTCGCCGATCTCTCCATTGCATTCGTTGCGGAGCATGTATGAATACTTGTCCCGTGTACCGGCGAAGCGGCGGTTACAGTTATGGCTCGACTGTGCCGGGGCCGATAGGGTCAATTTTGTCGCCGGGAATAGATTTAAAAAAGTACAGCAGCCTGCCTTTTGCCTCGACGCTTTGCGGTTCGTGTTCGGATGTATGTCCGGTGAAAATTGATATTCATGTGCAGCTATACAAATGGCGGCAGATCATCGCGGAGGAAGGCCACCTCGATAGCGGAAAACGCATAGGAATGAAAATGGCCGGGAAAATGTTTGCCAGACCCAAACTCTATCAATGGGTAGGGCGAATGGGGCGAATGGCTTTGCGGATATTGCCAGGCTTTATGGTCAATCATCGGCTGAATCCGTGGGGAAAAGACCGGGAAATGCCCATTCCTCCCAAACAAAGTTTTCGCGATTGGTATGTAAAAAGCCAATCTACTTCTTCCTTGCCATCAACCCCCAGTACAACAAAAACGCCACGCCAAACCCTGTAA
- a CDS encoding NCS1 family nucleobase:cation symporter-1, whose protein sequence is MDTKIVELKEDISSSPLYSEDLAPVPAKGRTWGIFDLAALWVGMAVCIPTYLLASYMIRSGVSWYVALIIIGIANLIITVPMVLNGHAGVKYGIPFPVVGRAAFGTKGIHIPAIVRAIVACGWFGIQTWIGGLALYAIWNAITGQPGDAGLSFGKFAGFALFWVMNMYFVWKGTESIRWLEDWSAPILVLMGIFLIGWGAWNGGGFANVLRQGRQLEKPSFALQIEDPQGMVLQINPLTLADGMAKATQYRMVVPTEDGMKDMGWQILPPPGAAIVLEQIREPQIDIDGLTNGSREVQIQLRAQTESGFVESSTVTAKFDFQAYAHPASKWWGYILWLTAMVGFWATMSISIADITRYARSQQHQVAGQFIGLPGTMILYSFVGIFVTCAAVVNFQDILIGDDAPWDPVSLIARFDNPLVVVVAQLFMIIATLSTNIAANVIAPANAFSNLFPKQLDFRRGGVVTGVMGILICPWWLMDEISGLLLFVSGLLGPVLGILICDYFVVRKRELQLAELYKINGVYSFSHGYNVNALISVTIGVLAALIGLWVPALSFLYNLSWFTGFGVAFLLYWGLMARKK, encoded by the coding sequence ATGGACACCAAAATTGTTGAATTAAAGGAAGATATATCGTCTTCTCCGCTTTACAGTGAAGATCTCGCTCCGGTTCCGGCCAAAGGCCGCACCTGGGGGATATTCGATCTCGCTGCACTCTGGGTTGGCATGGCTGTGTGCATTCCCACCTACCTGCTGGCTTCCTATATGATTCGCTCAGGCGTAAGCTGGTATGTTGCCCTGATCATTATAGGTATTGCCAACCTGATCATTACGGTTCCAATGGTACTCAATGGTCATGCCGGGGTAAAATATGGTATTCCTTTCCCCGTAGTAGGAAGAGCTGCTTTTGGTACCAAAGGGATTCATATTCCGGCGATTGTAAGGGCGATTGTGGCCTGCGGCTGGTTTGGGATCCAGACCTGGATTGGCGGTCTGGCACTTTATGCCATTTGGAACGCCATTACCGGGCAGCCCGGAGATGCGGGGCTGTCTTTCGGCAAATTTGCGGGCTTTGCCCTTTTTTGGGTCATGAATATGTATTTCGTCTGGAAGGGTACCGAAAGTATCCGCTGGCTGGAAGACTGGTCTGCGCCGATTCTGGTTCTGATGGGTATATTTCTGATCGGATGGGGCGCATGGAATGGTGGCGGTTTTGCCAATGTATTGCGCCAGGGAAGGCAGTTGGAAAAACCTTCGTTTGCCCTTCAGATAGAGGACCCGCAGGGTATGGTATTGCAGATCAATCCGCTGACGCTTGCCGATGGTATGGCCAAAGCCACACAATACCGAATGGTCGTCCCGACAGAAGATGGAATGAAAGACATGGGCTGGCAGATTTTGCCACCTCCAGGTGCAGCCATTGTGCTTGAGCAAATCCGCGAGCCGCAGATCGATATTGACGGTCTTACCAATGGAAGCCGCGAAGTGCAGATCCAGCTTCGGGCGCAGACAGAAAGTGGGTTTGTGGAATCATCCACTGTCACAGCAAAGTTTGATTTTCAGGCTTATGCTCACCCCGCTTCCAAATGGTGGGGATATATCCTCTGGCTTACGGCAATGGTTGGGTTCTGGGCAACCATGTCTATCAGTATCGCAGATATTACCCGGTATGCGCGTAGCCAGCAACATCAGGTTGCCGGACAGTTTATTGGACTACCGGGAACCATGATTTTGTATTCGTTTGTGGGAATATTTGTTACCTGCGCAGCTGTTGTCAATTTTCAGGACATTCTTATTGGCGACGATGCGCCCTGGGATCCGGTATCGCTGATTGCCAGATTTGACAACCCGTTGGTGGTGGTAGTCGCACAGCTTTTTATGATTATCGCTACGCTCAGCACCAATATTGCCGCCAATGTGATTGCCCCGGCCAATGCATTCTCCAACCTTTTTCCCAAACAACTCGACTTCCGCCGTGGTGGGGTGGTTACAGGCGTAATGGGCATTCTGATCTGCCCCTGGTGGTTGATGGACGAAATCAGCGGATTGCTGCTCTTTGTCAGCGGCTTGCTCGGGCCAGTGCTGGGTATTTTGATTTGCGACTATTTTGTGGTCCGGAAGCGTGAGCTTCAACTGGCAGAATTATATAAGATAAATGGCGTGTATTCGTTCAGCCATGGATATAATGTAAACGCGTTGATTTCAGTAACCATCGGCGTCCTGGCGGCTCTGATCGGACTATGGGTTCCGGCGCTTTCGTTTTTGTATAATCTGAGCTGGTTTACAGGGTTTGGCGTGGCGTTTTTGTTGTACTGGGGGTTGATGGCAAGGAAGAAGTAG